A genomic segment from Streptomyces sp. NBC_00459 encodes:
- a CDS encoding 8-amino-7-oxononanoate synthase, protein MAFGWIDEQAEARRRAGLVRTLRPRPADSPLLDLASNDYLGLARHPEVTEGAARAARRWGGGATGSRLVTGSTELHAELERELADFCGFEAALVFSSGYAANLAAVTALAPHGSLVVSDAGNHASLIDGCRLARGTTQVVGHADPDAVRKALGTHTGPAVAVSDTVFSVDGDAAPLAELAAACRESGAGMIVDDAHGLGVLGEGGRGSAYVAGLAGAPDVVVTVTLSKSLGSQGGAVLGPAPVIEHLVNAARTFIFDTGLAPAAAGAALAALTLLRREPERAARARAVARDLHTRLTAQGLAAVRPDAAVVSVRAPSPEGAVRWAADCRAAGVGVGCFRPPSVPDGVSRLRLTARADLAEEQIARAVRVIGENRP, encoded by the coding sequence ATGGCGTTCGGCTGGATCGACGAGCAGGCCGAAGCGCGCCGCCGCGCCGGGCTGGTGAGGACTCTGCGCCCCCGCCCCGCCGACTCCCCTCTTCTCGACCTCGCGAGCAACGACTATCTGGGCCTGGCCCGACACCCCGAGGTCACCGAGGGCGCGGCCCGGGCCGCGCGGCGCTGGGGCGGCGGGGCCACCGGCTCGCGGCTCGTCACCGGCAGTACCGAACTGCACGCGGAGCTCGAACGCGAACTGGCCGATTTCTGCGGTTTCGAGGCCGCCCTGGTCTTCTCCTCCGGCTATGCGGCCAACCTCGCCGCGGTCACCGCGCTCGCACCGCACGGCTCCCTCGTCGTCTCGGACGCGGGCAACCACGCCTCGCTGATCGACGGCTGCCGCCTGGCCCGGGGCACGACCCAGGTCGTCGGACACGCCGACCCGGACGCCGTCCGCAAGGCGCTCGGCACGCACACCGGGCCCGCCGTGGCCGTGTCCGACACCGTCTTCTCGGTCGACGGGGACGCGGCACCGCTGGCCGAACTCGCCGCCGCCTGCCGGGAGTCCGGCGCCGGGATGATCGTCGACGACGCACACGGACTCGGCGTCCTGGGCGAGGGCGGGCGGGGTTCGGCGTACGTGGCGGGGCTGGCGGGTGCGCCTGACGTCGTCGTGACGGTCACGTTGTCCAAGTCGCTGGGCAGCCAGGGGGGTGCGGTGCTGGGCCCCGCCCCGGTGATCGAGCACCTCGTCAACGCGGCCCGTACGTTCATCTTCGACACGGGCCTCGCCCCCGCGGCGGCGGGCGCGGCCCTCGCGGCCCTCACGTTGTTGCGCCGGGAGCCCGAACGGGCCGCACGGGCGCGTGCGGTGGCGCGCGATCTGCACACCCGGCTGACGGCTCAGGGACTGGCGGCGGTACGGCCGGACGCGGCTGTCGTCTCCGTGCGCGCGCCGTCTCCGGAGGGTGCCGTGCGATGGGCGGCCGACTGCCGGGCCGCCGGAGTGGGCGTGGGCTGCTTCCGCCCGCCGTCCGTGCCCGACGGAGTGTCCCGGCTGCGGCTGACCGCCCGCGCGGACCTGGCCGAGGAACAGATCGCGCGGGCGGTACGGGTGATCGGCGAGAACCGACCGTAG